The following proteins are encoded in a genomic region of Phaeodactylum tricornutum CCAP 1055/1 chromosome 1, whole genome shotgun sequence:
- a CDS encoding predicted protein, which yields CFRCDEVGHIEAECPNKPKPKPCSFCAQTDHEMYRCPLKVVCFNCGIPGHPSRACNMPRGLPERRVCSICFHCGRPGHFLCKEMRWYFGLEGVTCANCGQAGHNIFDCK from the exons TGTTTTCGTTGCGATGAGGTGGGTCATATAGAAGCTGAGTGTCCCAACAAACCCAAGCCCAAACCATGCTCGTTTTGTGCTCAAACTGACCACGAAATGTACAGGTGTCCTCTGAAAGTGGTTTGCTTTAACTGTGGAATACCAGGACATCCTTCACGGGCATGTAATATGCCGCGGGGTCTGCCGGAACGCCGAGTTTGTTCGATTTGTTTTCA TTGTGGTCGACCGGGGCATTTTTTGTGCAAAGAAATGCGCTGGTATTTCGGTTTGGAGGGCGTAACTTGCGCAAATTGTGGGCAAGCGGGACACAACATCTTTGATTGCAAG
- a CDS encoding predicted protein, translating to MMRMSIIFIFLALLVQSATPKVHRSVNRSIQIVNESASKIEIFWVHPETREPSLMSNPFIVPGADFSLNSFVGHEFLVKEMPGKNGCQVDSCKTENFKVSPNDEQVIRVSPEITVTFVDNKIRARKEADELIKACQVDARKRVELAGQDKAAALDAMDDLVNCVQGGVSSRLETVNEEIAFQASVRTDIAALLENYTCTDDSLNSSKDITTQQWKQADLTRTVHIKHERPTSRIHVIENFISDDECDAMEAAAQKSLHRATVADGKGGSRLSDNRKAMQAGIKVPWKDEASGNAIARLSRRVYDYTNHVLGLGIEEHGQEDLMSIQYFGRGKNDTEPDRYTPHCDGDCTGLPHKHGTRMATMVMYCDVADLGGHTNFRNAGVHVKPERGSGIFFSYIDPENRVMDTGFTEHSGCPVFEGEKKIVTQWIRLGVDTENPWDSFNTLGIKKSEMEDFESDGEEEIDETEDTSSDEL from the exons ATGATGCGCATGTCcatcatcttcatcttcctAGCCCTACTGGTGCAGTCAGCGACGCCCAAAGTGCACCGCAGCGTTAATCGCAGCATTCAAATCGTAAACGAGTCCGCCTCGAAAATTGAGATATTCTGGGTTCATCCAGAGACGAGAGAACCCTCGCTCATGTCGAATCCGTTCATTGTCCCAGGGGCCGACTTTTCGCTGAATAGCTTTGTGGGTCATGAATTTCTAGTTAAAGAAATGCCGGGCAAGAATGGATGCCAAGTAGACTCGTGCAAAACTGAAAACTTCAAGGTTTCGCCCAATGATGAGCAAGTGATTCGGGTCAGTCCAGAGATCACGGTAACCTTTGTGGACAACAAAATCCGAGCTCGAAAAGAAGCTGACGAGCTCATCAAAGCCTGTCAGGTGGACGCTCGCAAGCGCGTAGAGCTAGCAGGGCAAGACAAGGCTGCCGCTCTGGACGCTATGGACGATCTTGTCAACTGCGTTCAAGGAGGAGTTTCCTCTCGTCTCGAGACAGTCAACGAAGAAATTGCCTTCCAAGCTTCGGTGCGGACGGACATTGCCGCTTTGTTGGAAAATTACACTTGCACGGACGACTCCCTAAATTCTTCGAAAGACATTACGACTCAGCAGTGGAAGCAAGCTGACCTCACACGCACGGTGCATATCAAACACGAACGACCCACCTCGAGAATTCACGTGATTGAGAATTTTATTTCCGATGATGAGTGTGACGCTATGGAAGCTGCCGCGCAAAAATCTCTACACCGGGCCACTGTCGCCGATGGGAAAGGAGGCTCTCGCCTCAGTGACAATCGCAAAGCCATGCAGGCTGGTATCAAAGTTCCTTGGAAAGACGAAGCCTCGGGTAATGCCATAGCTCGCTTAAGCCGCCGTGTCTATGACTACACAAATCATGTCCTTGGATTAGGAATCGAGGAGCACGGCCAGGAAGATCTCATGTCGATCCAGTATTTTGGAAGGGGCAAGAACGATACTGAACCTGATCGCTACACTCCTCACTGTGATGGCGACTGCACTGGCCTCCCTCACAAACACGGTACACGAATGGCTACCATGGTGATGTATTGCGATGTGGCGGACCTTGGTGGGC ATACGAATTTTCGCAACGCCGGTGTCCACGTCAAACCAGAACGAGGCTCGGGCATCTTTTTTAGTTACATCGATCCCGAAAATCGTGTCATGGATACTGGATTTACGGAACATTCAGGTTGCCCGGTGTTCGAGGGCGAAAAGAAGATCGTTACGCAGTGGATTAGGCTAGGTGTTGACACTGAGAATCCTTGGGACAGTTTTAACACTCTCGGAATCAAGAAGTCCGAAATGGAAGATTTCGAATCGGACGgcgaggaagaaattgatgaGACCGAAGATACTTCTTCGGATGAGTTGTGA
- a CDS encoding predicted protein, whose amino-acid sequence MLVGWFLLTLPLIEGSTLFTDTFLSATRSSTSRNIAAFGLPPSFAKRLASLSQRHPAAPVLSSSDDEDGNPSRGGNDVGSDRRKRMRDRVKEIARNVVAKPIAYAAPMPQAVAAVLKDATMKAVDMAVDEVMNGRNSKAASSSSTSTRNLLLDATTLINEAFEPVEKSLGEMEEALKQARKSLREAKVSATDSLGVVQAAAIAQAEGTSAAITAAEEAASRKVIADIYTSGNDINVTALTFEDIDYGTSEMAPPFLDEDQCLVPGEPVVRVEKAPENSRRIFAGIDIMASVDTVWDVLTDYEHLQNVVPNLVVNEVMALYNGKTPEEIMIDSSALEEIQCKQYADQMKGSLLRQVGGAKVAGINFSARTTLEVREWPQGLPDFAHFSDEIWEGKSRKERAKENAKVKLQRYKFPRPFAVSKLPTRDISMQSIKEDDGEFRMYQGVWRMQPLPGCAPPGKQAMRLTYAVEVSPRAYLPVQLVEGRIVRDLCTNLGAIRDFVEREH is encoded by the coding sequence ATGCTTGTCGGCTGGTTCTTGTTGACGCTTCCTTTGATCGAAGGGAGCACTTTATTCACAGACACTTTTCTCTCAGCGACCCGGTCGTCAACATCGAGAAACATCGCGGCATTTGGGCTCCCGCCTTCGTTTGCAAAACGGCTCGCTTCACTTTCACAACGCCATCCCGCGGCTCCTGTTTTGTCATCTTCTGATGACGAGGACGGAAACCCTTCTCGAGGAGGCAACGATGTCGGAAGCGATAGACGAAAACGGATGCGCGACCGCGTGAAAGAAATTGCCCGGAACGTCGTGGCCAAGCCAATTGCCTACGCCGCACCCATGCCACAAGCGGTAGCCGCTGTCTTAAAAGATGCTACAATGAAAGCTGTCGATATGGCAGTGGACGAAGTCATGAACGGCAGAAACTCGAAAGCTGCCTCCTCGTCCTCCACGTCTACCAGAAACCTACTATTGGATGCGACGACCCTGATTAACGAGGCTTTCGAACCTGTGGAAAAGTCTCTCggagaaatggaagaagctcTAAAGCAAGCACGTAAATCGCTACGAGAGGCCAAAGTCTCCGCAACCGACTCTTTGGGAGTTGTACAGGCCGCTGCAATTGCCCAAGCAGAAGGGACGTCGGCGGCGATTACAGCAGCTGAAGAAGCCGCAAGTCGAAAAGTGATTGCCGATATTTACACATCAGGAAACGATATCAACGTGACGGCACTCACATTCGAAGACATTGACTACGGAACTAGTGAAATGGCGCCCCCTTTTCTCGATGAAGATCAATGTCTGGTACCAGGCGAACCGGTTGTTCGCGTAGAAAAAGCGCCCGAAAACTCGCGTCGAATTTTTGCCGGCATTGATATCATGGCTAGTGTCGATACGGTGTGGGACGTTTTGACAGACTATgagcatttgcaaaatgTGGTTCCCAACCTGGTCGTCAACGAAGTCATGGCGCTCTACAACGGCAAGACTCCGGAAGAGATCATGATTGATTCATCAGCACTCGAAGAAATTCAGTGCAAGCAATACGCAGATCAAATGAAGGGATCGCTACTCCGACAGGTGGGAGGGGCCAAGGTAGCTGGCATCAATTTTTCGGCCCGGACAACGCTTGAAGTCAGAGAATGGCCACAAGGTTTACCGGACTTTGCCCACTTCAGCGACGAAATCTGGGAAGGCAAGTCTCGCAAAGAACGGGCGAAGGAAAATGCTAAGGTCAAGCTGCAAAGGTACAAGTTTCCTCGACCTTTTGCCGTATCAAAGCTACCTACACGCGACATCTCGATGCAAAGCATTAAGGAAGATGACGGTGAGTTCCGCATGTATCAGGGTGTGTGGCGCATGCAGCCTCTTCCCGGCTGCGCCCCACCCGGCAAGCAAGCAATGCGACTGACGTACGCGGTAGAAGTAAGTCCGCGAGCCTATTTACCCGTTCAACTTGTCGAAGGCCGTATTGTGCGAGACTTGTGCACAAACCTGGGTGCTATCCGTGACTTTGTCGAGAGGGAACACTAG
- a CDS encoding predicted protein: MRTSRYGCWFLAIVGLSTVTNALVATSPPRKLSALADPTFVTPDVSLLTEQACIETAERMQRVVVPVSPSIQSDGAVGVSYVHWMASPNEKSPQRLPVVLIHGFDSSCLEYRRFGSKLAAQGFDTYAVDLLGWGFTQLENVNDFSASAKVETLNSWISTVIGENKPFCIAGASLGGAAAIEVAAGNENCQALVLLDAQGFVDGIGPMAAMPKAIAKLGVQVLKSVPLRSSANQMSYFDKITYATDEAVVVGRLHCTREGWSDALVNFMQSGGFAPSTKVPTITAPALVLWGREDGILDGKEFANRFLETLPDARLTWIEECGHVPHLEKPEETATAINEFLRGIPVRGSAIVEESSKSALSSQWIGVAGIGATALAALAADFLPVH; encoded by the coding sequence ATGAGAACATCGCGCTATGGTTGTTGGTTTCTAGCGATTGTTGGATTGTCTACAGTCACCAACGCTTTAGTAGCGACCAGCCCTCCTCGCAAGCTGTCCGCACTTGCCGATCCTACGTTTGTCACTCCTGATGTTTCTTTATTAACCGAACAGGCTTGCATTGAAACAGCGGAACGAATGCAACGAGTGGTTGTTCCGGTTTCTCCCTCCATTCAATCGGACGGTGCCGTAGGCGTTTCTTACGTACACTGGATGGCATCCCCGAACGAGAAGTCTCCACAACGCTTACCCGTTGTCTTGATTCACGGTTTTGATTCGTCTTGTTTAGAATACCGTCGTTTTGGTTCCAAACTTGCAGCACAAGGATTTGATACGTACGCAGTGGACCTCCTCGGTTGGGGATTTACACAACTCGAAAACGTGAACGATTTTTCTGCCAGTGCCAAGGTGGAAACCTTGAACAGTTGGATTTCAACAGTTATTGGTGAAAACAAACCCTTCTGCATTGCTGGGGCCAGTCTAGGTGGTGCTGCCGCTATTGAAGTCGCAGCCGGCAACGAAAACTGCCAAGCTCTGGTTTTGCTCGATGCCCAAGGCTTCGTGGATGGCATTGGTCCAATGGCAGCCATGCCCAAGGCGATTGCCAAACTTGGTGTGCAAGTCTTGAAAAGTGTACCTTTGCGCAGTTCCGCCAATCAAATGTCCTATTTCGATAAGATAACGTACGCAACAGACGAAGCGGTCGTAGTCGGACGACTGCACTGCACACGCGAAGGTTGGTCTGACGCACTCGTCAATTTCATGCAATCCGGTGGTTTCGCACCTTCCACCAAAGTACCGACCATCACGGCACCAGCTCTCGTCTTATGGGGACGAGAGGATGGTATCTTGGACGGAAAAGAGTTTGCCAACAGATTTTTAGAAACGCTGCCAGACGCCCGGTTGACATGGATAGAAGAATGCGGGCACGTGCCACACTTGGAAAAGCCGGAGGAAACTGCTACTGCCATAAACGAATTCTTGCGAGGCATTCCTGTTCGCGGCAGCGCGATTGTCGAAGAGTCCAGTAAGTCAGCGCTATCATCTCAATGGATTGGCGTTGCAGGAATTGGAGCGACAGCTCTGGCGGCCTTGGCTGCAGATTTTTTGCCGGTGCATTAG
- a CDS encoding predicted protein, translating into MKIAWSVSFLFASASAFAPRPFGAANARCSSALAAEIRGPSDKSKVLKFGWDGTTALGGAVVDSKPARMLDEIRAAGETIPNECEVFNANLEMDGDSVTFETVIELIDKYYEPQLLEFRNGDMLNKQGENEASAKILSYAALSELDKDTTLKLWGQYYREVVKDPDGDSHQNIRNFMKYGWEGVPFENGIAVTKKAVGDAEWDWDAESWIP; encoded by the coding sequence ATGAAGATCGCTTGGAGCGTTTCCTTTCTGTTCGCATCCGCTTCGGCGTTTGCCCCTCGTCCTTTCGGTGCTGCGAATGCTCGTTGTTCTTCTGCTTTGGCTGCCGAAATTCGCGGACCGTCCGACAAATCAAAGGTCCTCAAATTCGGTTGGGATGGTACGACGGCTCTCGGAGGAGCGGTGGTCGATTCCAAACCCGCCCGTATGCTGGACGAAATTCGTGCGGCTGGAGAAACTATCCCCAACGAGTGCGAGGTCTTCAACGCGAATCTCGAAATGGATGGCGACAGTGTCACGTTCGAAACTGTGATCGAATTGATTGACAAATACTACGAACCGCAATTGTTGGAATTCAGGAACGGAGACATGCTAAACAAACAGGGTGAGAACGAAGCTTCGGCTAAAATTCTCTCGTACGCAGCTCTAAGCGAGTTGGATAAGGACACGACTTTGAAACTCTGGGGGCAGTATTACCGTGAAGTAGTCAAGGATCCCGATGGTGATTCGCATCAGAATATTCGCAATTTTATGAAATACGGATGGGAAGGAGTTCCTTTTGAAAATGGTATTGCCGTCACCAAAAAGGCTGTCGGCGACGCAGAGTGGGACTGGGATGCCGAAAGCTGGATCCCTTAA
- a CDS encoding predicted protein, whose amino-acid sequence MLMLGRFCVLFSLMLAARRAVAWTSKSGSTETSFRRLYHRLPTLPRPGLVSPAMIRQRKPPSFSSKALYEQSLTSIVRGMSDSTDDVVIPDFQPGDKIQVEIMSFGPLGAGVEVIGLSHDSDSLISETDPPLALGLILQREIRYFRQGRNNVDVVQGEVLPAYVERVRETGRVDVSLRAFGGKAKALEVSDLILNKLNVEPVLCVGDKSSPKEIAAVFPGVSKASFKRAVSALYKQGKVQPNATSISLMTDN is encoded by the coding sequence ATGCTGATGCTTGGTCGCTTTTGTGTCTTATTCTCTCTCATGTTAGCTGCACGAAGAGCGGTCGCTTGGACGAGTAAAAGTGGTTCGACAGAAACCTCCTTTCGAAGATTGTACCATCGGCTTCCAACACTCCCTCGTCCAGGCCTCGTGTCGCCCGCCATGATCCGACAGAGAAAGCCTCCGtcattttcttcgaaagcactcTACGAACAGTCACTCACGTCTATCGTCAGGGGAATGTCAGATTCTACTGATGACGTCGTTATTCCAGACTTTCAGCCAGGTGATAAGATTCAAGTCGAAATCATGTCGTTCGGTCCGCTGGGTGCGGGTGTCGAAGTGATTGGGCTCAGTCACGACTCCGACAGTTTGATATCCGAAACGGACCCTCCGCTCGCCCTCGGGCTGATTTTGCAACGAGAAATTCGCTACTTTCGACAGGGAAGAAACAATGTAGATGTTGTTCAAGGAGAAGTACTGCCGGCCTACGTCGAACGGGTGCGTGAAACTGGTCGAGTGGATGTTTCTCTGCGTGCCTTTGGTGGAAAAGCCAAGGCGCTTGAAGTGTCGGACCTGATTCTAAATAAACTGAATGTAGAGCCTGTTCTGTGCGTGGGGGACAAGTCATCTCCGAAAGAAATTGCCGCAGTTTTTCCTGGTGTCAGCAAAGCATCTTTCAAACGAGCTGTATCAGCTTTGTATAAGCAAGGCAAGGTACAGCCAAATGCCACTTCTATCTCTCTCATGACAGATAATTAA
- a CDS encoding predicted protein yields the protein MNTKEYLYSWHLSLRADRPVEGCGMRPHAYMYGKKLDEREDKTLPPHSKKMKEPPPQHEFSYRWFRSPLHEPCAYENCPRRTSFSPHDWSRHALGGTECGLQCVSTQSSLFRCTFCNSTCFVNAWKTQYSVPKEATRTETHGRTRSQSFGSNDEDVFDDTGSVRSSNGSSPALDTLSSPPPSTPRGFLSGYSAGKQLNPASGSSMYHSEYDAGDDWVEFSRDQLYMPGPEDVGHKLKIEAAAYSTDTSELLMSRVVKTDVVLGRAPDPLKRQLVTTKGGGGGGPRFRVITYNVLAEIYATQQQYPYCDFWALSWDYRFQNILREIIDASPEVVCLQEIQADHYENHVYVAMADAGFEGVYKQKTRQSMGLAGKVDGCALFWRRSKFHLVESYSIEFNEVAQRQATQVLGLNPRSEEGVAFLNRLSKDNVAQLVVLEFIQPSRSNREISQVCIANTHLYSNKDFPDVKLWQTWQLLQELESFIMSRGTNLPLIICGDFNSTPDTAVYDLLSRQTVHPGHPDVNVTTGDDVPNVLPDAMNITHSFQLGSAYQTVLGEEPWTTNFTVNFKGVLDYIWYSAQNLRPLSAAPIPEEKQLTKNGEALPSTEYSSDHIMLISDMQIIGNGAR from the coding sequence ATGAACACGAAAGAATACCTGTATTCGTGGCATCTCTCGCTGCGAGCGGACCGTCCAGTGGAAGGTTGTGGGATGCGCCCGCACGCCTACATGTACGGCAAAAAATTAGACGAACGCGAAGACAAAACGCTGCCTCCGCATTCCAAAAAAATGAAAGAGCCACCACCGCAGCACGAATTCTCCTATCGATGGTTCCGCAGTCCTTTGCATGAGCCTTGTGCCTACGAGAATTGTCCTCGTCGAACTTCGTTCTCTCCACACGATTGGTCCAGACATGCTTTAGGTGGAACGGAATGCGGATTGCAGTGTGTATCGACGCAAAGTTCCTTGTTTCGATGCACGTTTTGTAATTCTACTTGCTTTGTGAATGCTTGGAAGACTCAGTACAGTGTTCCGAAGGAGGCCACTCGGACGGAAACTCATGGTCGGACCCGTTCACAATCTTTTGGTAGTAATGATGAAGACGTCTTTGACGATACGGGTAGTGTACGGTCTTCGAATGGATCTAGTCCAGCTCTCGACACCCTCAGCTCGCCACCACCATCGACTCCCCGTGGGTTCCTCAGTGGATACTCGGCGGGCAAGCAGCTGAACCCCGCCTCTGGTAGCAGTATGTACCACTCGGAATACGATGCTGGTGACGATTGGGTGGAATTCAGTCGAGATCAGCTTTACATGCCAGGCCCTGAAGATGTCGGACACAAGCTCAAAATTGAAGCTGCGGCGTATTCAACCGATACCAGTGAACTACTTATGTCACGTGTTGTCAAAACAGACGTTGTTCTAGGAAGGGCTCCTGACCCACTTAAAAGGCAACTAGTTACCACTAAGGGCGGTGGAGGAGGTGGTCCTCGTTTCCGCGTTATAACGTACAATGTTCTCGCCGAGATTTACGCAACTCAACAGCAGTATCCTTACTGCGACTTCTGGGCACTTTCATGGGATTATCGATTCCAAAACATTCTTCGCGAGATCATTGATGCATCGCCAGAAGTTGTATGCTTGCAAGAAATTCAAGCGGATCACTACGAGAATCACGTTTACGTGGCCATGGCTGACGCGGGATTTGAAGGCGTCTATAAGCAAAAGACGAGACAGAGTATGGGACTTGCTGGAAAAGTCGACGGATGTGCTTTGTTTTGGAGACGTTCCAAATTTCATTTGGTCGAATCCTACAGCATTGAGTTCAACGAAGTTGCGCAGAGACAAGCGACTCAAGTGTTAGGCCTCAATCCACGAAGCGAAGAAGGTGTGGCCTTTTTAAACCGTCTATCGAAGGATAACGTGGCACAGCTTGTTGTTCTAGAATTCATCCAGCCTAGTCGATCGAATCGCGAAATATCGCAAGTGTGTATTGCCAATACGCATTTGTATAGCAACAAGGACTTCCCAGACGTAAAGCTGTGGCAAACATGGCAACTTTTGCAAGAGCTGGAATCATTCATTATGAGTCGCGGAACGAATCTTCCTTTGATTATTTGTGGAGACTTCAACTCGACTCCAGATACAGCCGTCTACGATCTACTCTCGAGACAGACAGTCCATCCCGGCCATCCTGATGTAAATGTTACGACTGGCGACGACGTTCCTAACGTTCTCCCTGATGCGATGAATATTACTCATTCGTTCCAGCTGGGCAGCGCCTATCAAACAGTATTGGGAGAGGAgccgtggacgacgaactttactgtcaattttAAGGGCGTTTTAGATTACATATGGTATTCCGCCCAGAATTTGCGGCCGCTCTCAGCTGCCCCGATACCAGAGGAAAAGCAATTGACAAAGAATGGGGAAGCTTTACCTTCGACAGAGTACAGTTCAGATCACATCATGCTGATCTCAGATATGCAAATTATTGGCAATGGAGCACGATAA
- a CDS encoding predicted protein, with the protein MVHGGGHHHHSSGGGTNRGSSSISQQHRQDQHRSHSTHHYASRYQSSWFGGGSPWMHNSSFGNYYNQRSDGHGRDPTYYSSTDSIPLDYRHRTNTSSEACNRCCTALCTICCACCACMACCAALPATVETPSRTNIRGLPYEQVSGPRRTTRSPFCPGGMFSILAFFLLLGVSVVDRSWTLNAGETRRIHKRLLNDRIHVTSSEELDVTMYSIPGSCPPLTGPVGNLEDTETLNLAKDDYQYDYFFLNSGSTIQLDVHQISGSSYVYILQGSDLLQALESDSYQNRDDFGSASLRKQFVTASGKYASASLAHTAQQSDDYILLYDNASGTGGKLTVHYNLTMTNYDLDGYKPICISHDCAVPLGRKSCILLRANAQHVSTPKVVSVRVLGHRNWIWLVIYSSIPFLVGLLCWGGHRHLPYGSKNGFQPVEEQDYPQRIPPSAAPGWSESAPVQAEAFATAPTEDFDESGQYYNQETIPIIPAENIIAMPVPSDRK; encoded by the coding sequence ATGGTGCATGGAGGGGGACATCATCACCATAGTAGTGGCGGAGGAACAAATCGTGGCAGTTCATCGATCTCTCAACAACATAGACAGGACCAGCATCGATCCCACAGCACTCACCATTACGCAAGCCGATACCAAAGCTCATGGTTTGGAGGCGGAAGTCCTTGGATGCACAACAGCAGCTTTGGGAACTATTATAACCAGCGAAGCGACGGGCATGGAAGGGATCCGACCTACTACAGCTCTACGGACAGTATCCCCTTGGACTATCGACACCGCACGAACACCAGTTCTGAGGCCTGCAATCGCTGCTGTACAGCCTTGTGTACTATATGCTGCGCATGTTGTGCCTGTATGGCTTGCTGCGCAGCTCTACCAGCCACAGTCGAGACACCCTCGCGTACAAATATACGTGGTCTCCCGTACGAACAAGTCAGCGGGCCGCGACGAACGACACGTAGCCCCTTCTGCCCTGGGGGCATGTTTTCAATCCTCGCATTTTTCTTGCTGCTCGGCGTTTCGGTGGTTGATCGGTCTTGGACGTTGAACGCAGGCGAAACGAGACGGATTCACAAGCGTTTACTGAACGATCGCATTCACGTCACGTCCAGCGAGGAATTAGACGTGACCATGTACAGCATCCCAGGATCGTGTCCACCCTTGACTGGACCAGTGGGTAATTTGGAAGACACGGAAACGTTGAATCTAGCAAAAGATGACTACCAGTACGATTACTTTTTCTTGAATTCGGGATCGACCATTCAACTGGACGTGCACCAAATAAGTGGATCTTCGTACGTTTACATTTTACAGGGGAGCGATCTGTTGCAAGCTCTCGAAAGCGACTCCTACCAGAATCGGGATGATTTTGGATCGGCGTCCTTACGGAAACAATTTGTGACGGCTAGTGGAAAATATGCGTCTGCTTCGTTGGCCCACACGGCGCAACAAAGTGACGATTACATATTACTATACGACAACGCGTCTGGTACCGGGGGTAAGCTAACTGTCCACTACAATCTGACAATGACGAACTACGACCTTGATGGATACAAACCTATATGTATATCTCATGACTGTGCCGTTCCTCTTGGGCGCAAGAGCTGCATTCTTCTGCGGGCGAACGCCCAACATGTCAGTACTCCAAAAGTTGTAAGTGTACGCGTACTCGGTCATCGCAACTGGATATGGTTGGTGATATATTCATCCATACCTTTTCTGGTTGGCCTTTTGTGCTGGGGAGGCCACCGTCATCTTCCATACGGCTCCAAGAACGGGTTCCAACCAGTGGAAGAACAAGATTACCCACAAAGAATTCCACCATCAGCAGCACCGGGTTGGAGTGAAAGCGCCCCGGTACAAGCAGAAGCGTTTGCCACGGCTCCGACTGAAGACTTCGACGAATCTGGCCAATACTACAACCAGGAAACTATTCCAATAATTCCCGCCGAGAATATCATTGCCATGCCAGTACCTAGCGATCGAAAGTAG
- a CDS encoding predicted protein → MRRVLEQRSLARFSQRLRNSAYDSNERARLTANEFANSGRKGLNQRPLSTTAQSTDVSSQYKSPLIHHESNDWRDWFSATEYANPWDAEESGLHTLEHVPLDIETRHIVQLLHELYLFGQPTTNNRVTTERCNHTLKHMFSIPIEDRADRADAILKRMELFDNLKPPSQCGRWPLEVPRPNRETYNLVLQIFAKTSGTRELAERAEAIVQKMEWRYQTLGELDMKPHAFHWNCVMLTYKECTDWDKSLYAAKLVLERLRHDPTVFDPSLFVNLLRVFAHRHVNEKAALLGANLAIKVWQDMIEDNSFELPELPSHFYGHFLQAIRCLPEENQFRAQYFDACFLRACQEGKINRIVLDEFLTHVRSRKVSDKHIGIYTRKTFALSKTDAVDAILEMMPDSWKANAEVPSG, encoded by the coding sequence ATGCGACGAGTGCTTGAACAACGGAGTCTCGCGAGGTTCTCGCAAAGGCTCAGGAACTCGGCGTACGATTCCAACGAACGAGCGCGTTTGACAGCCAATGAGTTCGCGAACAGTGGCCGCAAAGGACTCAACCAAAGACCGCTCTCCACGACGGCACAATCTACCGACGTATCTTCACAGTACAAGTCTCCTCTGATTCATCACGAGTCCAATGATTGGAGAGATTGGTTCTCGGCGACGGAATACGCCAATCCATGGGATGCCGAGGAATCCGGCCTGCATACCTTGGAACACGTCCCATTGGATATCGAAACTCGCCATATTGTACAGCTCTTGCATGAACTCTATCTTTTTGGACAGCCAACTACCAATAATCGTGTCACCACCGAGCGCTGCAATCACACACTGAAACATATGTTTTCGATACCGATCGAAGATCGTGCGGACCGAGCGGACGCCATCCTTAAGCGGATGGAACTATTTGACAATCTCAAACCTCCCAGTCAATGTGGGCGTTGGCCTTTGGAAGTTCCCAGGCCAAATCGAGAAACCTACAATCTCGTGTTACAGATCTTTGCGAAAACCTCAGGGACTCGCGAATTAGCGGAACGGGCCGAAGCCATTGTTCAAAAGATGGAATGGCGCTACCAAACCCTCGGTGAACTCGACATGAAGCCGCATGCCTTTCACTGGAACTGTGTGATGTTGACCTATAAGGAATGTACTGATTGGGACAAATCGTTATATGCCGCGAAACTAGTACTGGAACGCCTACGCCATGACCCAACCGTCTTTGATCCTTCGTTGTTTGTCAATTTGCTCCGAGTCTTTGCGCATCGGCACGTTAACGAAAAAGCGGCGCTTTTAGGCGCCAACTTGGCAATCAAAGTCTGGCAAGACATGATTGAAGACAACTCGTTTGAGTTGCCGGAGCTGCCTTCCCATTTCTATGGACACTTTCTACAGGCTATTCGTTGCCTACCGGAAGAAAACCAATTTCGGGCCCAATACTTTGATGCGTGCTTCCTTCGTGCTTGCCAGGAGGGAAAGATCAACAGGATTGTTTTGGACGAGTTTCTGACGCACGTGCGTTCCCGCAAAGTCTCCGATAAGCACATCGGTATTTACACGAGAAAGACCTTTGCATTGTCGAAGACTGATGCGGTTGATGCAATATTGGAAATGATGCCCGACTCTTGGAAAGCCAACGCGGAAGTGCCAAGTGGATAA